In Hippoglossus stenolepis isolate QCI-W04-F060 chromosome 21, HSTE1.2, whole genome shotgun sequence, one DNA window encodes the following:
- the mrtfba gene encoding myocardin-related transcription factor B isoform X2, translated as MEPQACQWQLGAEGDCRMLSLLVPSPQSEAVTHEMEELTLQPAQNLPPLSERKNVLQLRLQQRRTREQLVDQGIMPPLKSPAAFHGQIRSLERARTENFLKHKIRSRPERAELVRMHILQETGAEPSLQATQMRLKRARLADNLNEKIAQRPGPLELVEKNILPVDSSVKQAIIVGQVNYPKVVDEDSCDPLSPEQPASQESQTSVPSPAESKAPETPSPAPAPAPPPLSSPIFQVLPVATKAPSDFMKVISTTEFLATRPAAPSKPGPTLVKQSQPKTASEKSRSKKGKEPKSRIKKLKYHQYVPPDQKQEASEEPMDSSYARLLQQQQLFLQLQIISQQQQHYNYQTILPAPLKPVAEGQSSAGSSLPTSIMVSLPTVPPPPPLPSAVARPHNSLSNRKPGVLPANLEEMKVAELKLELKLRGLPVSGTKTDLMERLKPFQDNLRTSAPTNIPQPTTTTSTPMDVTTATTTCTSPAIVLPVQQVTLESMRSTPPVSPNPTEPSTLQQDVGMSVAHSEVQSSPLLSFHVPEEKDRRLHEKERQIEELMRKLEHEQRLVEELKIQLQVEKRGPGGCSADSTSVSPKLTSVPALNPVATVLNSNVVKMERTFLSNCSSTASTIQNSVLGSPALTSPLPTVVKLEDLTVSGGKPLQLQSPTQLITKIQPQVSTSPQLLPQSQRSPQLRTQPQTTAPSLQQFFISHTGGVSQMLTGQAGTQILLPVSLPKNATAIQLPNTTVSLQPVLQATVSNPGLVQTSVPQLQSFQMETAPGQQLPNHSPLLQTLTVCNSSSGLENQGRPEMNPQRFLRSSPENRVSPRASPNHHISNGPLHKSPSPQPAFILQPTSLISQPPKSREPPRYEEAIKQSRNMHINNVSQVPTATSQQMDDLFDILIESGEMTPFIQQDPSVSLGKSHPITASITTLPVNTVLSRPPPPIHMAPPPTLSLTVDPTLPSLSSLATDNQLEAFLEGTLAGTSPASDLRTQGLIEELQAQLMEQHYSPMDTSDLSFCDSSSPTSSFNMGLSDPALDNMEWLDLTMPPGPGGALTPLGIPTDFLDSHDLQLHWD; from the exons ATGGAGCCCCAGGCTTGTCAGTGGCAGCTTGGAGCAGAGGGGGATTGTAGGATGTTGAGTCTGCTAGTGCCCAGTCCCCAGAGCGAGGCGGTGACCCATGAGATGGAGGAGCTGACACTGCAGCCCGCACAGAACCTACCTCCGCTCAGTGAACGCAAAAATG tccTGCAATTGAGGCTTCAGCAAAGGCGAACCCGGGAGCAGCTGGTGGACCAGGGCATCATGCCAC CTCTCAAGAGCCCGGCAGCATTCCATGGGCAGATTCGCAGCTTGGAGAGAGCCAGG actgaGAATTTCCTGAAGCACAAGATCCGCAGTCGTCCAGAGAGAGCGGAACTGGTCAGGATGCACATACTACAAG AGACCGGAGCAGAGCCCTCGCTGCAGGCCACCCAGATGAGGCTGAAGAGGGCCCGCCTGGCCGACAACCTGAACGAGAAAATCGCCCAGAGACCCGGCCCgctggagctggtggagaagaaCATCCTGCCAGTGGATTCCAGCGTTAAGCAAGCCATCATTG TGGGTCAGGTGAATTACCCTAAGGTGGTGGATGAAGACAGCTGTGATCCCCTGTCCCCAgagcagccagccagccaggAGTCGCAAACCTCTGTCCCCTCACCCGCGGAGAGCAAAGCACCAGAGACTccatctcctgctcctgctccagcaCCTCCACCACTATCCAGCCCCATATTTCAG GTCCTCCCAGTTGCTACAAAAGCACCATCAGACTTTATGAAAGTGATCTCTACCACTGAGTTTCTTGCCACTCGCCCAGCTGCTCCCTCGAAACCAGGACCAACACTGGTGAAA CAAAGCCAGCCGAAGACAGCCTCAGAGAAGAGTCGCAGTAAGAAGGGCAAAGAGCCAAAGTCCAGGATTAAGAAGCTGAAATACCACCAGTATGTTCCTCCGGACCAGAAGCAGGAGGCCAGTGAAGAGCCCATGGACTCGTCTTATGCCCGactactgcagcagcagcagcttttcctccagctgcagatCATCAGCCAGCAACAGCAGCACTACAACTACCAGACTATACTACCAGCACCACTCAA ACCTGTGGCAGAGGGTCAGAGCAGCGCTGGCAGCAGCCTGCCAACCTCCATCATGGTGTCTCTGCCCACTgtccccccacctccccctctgCCTTCAGCTGTGGCTCGACCACACAACTCGCTGTCCAATCGCAAGCCAGGAGTCTTGCCTGCCAacctggaggagatgaag GTGGCGGAGCTGAAACTGGAGCTGAAGCTGCGAGGCCTTCCTGTGTCAGGAACAAAGACCGACCTGATGGAGAGACTTAAGCCTTTCCAGGACAATCTCCGCACCTCTGCTCCTACCAACATTCCTCAACCGACCACTACCACCTCCACCCCCATGGACGTCACCACTGCCACCACCACCTGCACCAGCCCCGCCATTGTCCTCCCAGTACAGCAGGTGACTCTAGAGAGCATGAGATCCACGCCGCCAGTCTCACCCAACCCCACTGAGCCCTCCACCCTCCAGCAGGATGTGGGTATGTCTGTGGCACATTCCGAAGTACAGTCCTCACCTCTCCTGTCTTTTCACGTCCCGGAGGAAAAGGACAGGAGGCTCCATGAGAAGGAGCGGCAGATAGAGGAGTTGATGAGGAAGCTGGAGCACGAGCAGAGgttggtggaggagctgaagattcagctgcaggtggagaagaGAGGCCCGGGTGGCTGCAGTGCCGACTCTACCTCTGTATCTCCCAAACTAACCTCTGTCCCTGCCCTGAATCCTGTTGCTACTGTCCTGAATTCAAATGTAGTAAAAATGGAGAGAACGTTCCTGTCAAACTGTTCCTCCACTGCTTCCACCATCCAAAACTCTGTCTTGGGCTCCCCGGCTCTCACAAGCCCCCTCCCGACCGTGGTGAAGTTGGAGGATTTGACTGTTTCTGGTGGCAAGCCGCTCCAACTGCAGAGTCCAACCCAGCTCATCACAAAGATCCAGCCCCAAGTAAGCACCAGCCCGCAGCTGCTCCCACAGTCACAGAGAAGTCCCCAACTCCGGACTCAGCCTCAGACCACTGCCCCCAGCCTGCAGCAGTTCTTCATCAGCCACACGGGTGGAGTCTCCCAAATGCTGACTGGCCAGGCTGGGACTCAGATCCTGCTCCCGGTCTCACTACCCAAAAACGCTACTGCAATCCAGCTGCCGAACACCACTGTCAGCCTGCAG CCTGTCCTCCAGGCCACAGTCTCAAATCCAGGCCTGGTACAGACGTCGGTTCCTCAGCTGCAGAGCTTTCAGATGGAGACGGCACCCGGCCAGCAGTTACCAAACCACAGCCCGTTGCTACAG ACTCTGACAGTGTGCAATAGTTCTAGTGGTTTAGAGAACCAGGGTCGGCCTGAGATGAATCCCCAGCGTTTCCTCAGAAGCTCCCCAGAGAACAGGGTCTCTCCAAGGGCCTCACCCAACCACCACATCTCCAATGGACCCCTTCATAAG TCTCCTTCTCCCCAGCCTGCCTTCATCCTCCAGCCCACCTCTCTTATCAGTCAGCCTCCCAAATCAAGAGAGCCCCCCCGCTACGAGGAGGCTATCAAGCAGAGCCGCAACATGCACATCAACAATGTCTCACAG GTTCCTACGGCAACCAGCCAGCAAATGGATGACTTGTTCGACATCCTCATAGAGAGTGGAG AAATGACACCTTTTATCCAGCAGGACCCCTCAGTGTCTCTTGGGAAGAGCCACCCCATCACAGCCAGTATCACCACCCTGCCTGTGAACACAGTGCTCTCCAGACCACCCCCACCGATCCATATGGCCCCTCCACCCACCCTGAGCCTCACCGTCGACCCCACCTTGCCAAGCCTCTCCTCTCTGGCCACAGACAACCAGCTGGAGGCCTTCCTGGAGGGGACGCTGGCTGGAACGTCGCCGGCATCAGACCTGCGCACACAGGGTCTGATAGAGGAGCTTCAGGCCCAGCTGATGGAACAGCACTACTCACCCATGGACACATCAGACCTGTCTTTCTGCgattcctcctcacccacttcCTCGTTCAACATGGGCCTGTCTGACCCGGCGCTGGACAATATGGAGTGGCTGGACCTCACCATGCCCCCGGGTCCTGGGGGGGCACTCACACCGCTGGGGATCCCAACTGACTTCCTGGATTCACATGACCTGCAGCTGCACTGGGactga
- the mrtfba gene encoding myocardin-related transcription factor B isoform X1 translates to MEPQACQWQLGAEGDCRMLSLLVPSPQSEAVTHEMEELTLQPAQNLPPLSERKNVLQLRLQQRRTREQLVDQGIMPPLKSPAAFHGQIRSLERARTENFLKHKIRSRPERAELVRMHILQETGAEPSLQATQMRLKRARLADNLNEKIAQRPGPLELVEKNILPVDSSVKQAIIGEVGQVNYPKVVDEDSCDPLSPEQPASQESQTSVPSPAESKAPETPSPAPAPAPPPLSSPIFQVLPVATKAPSDFMKVISTTEFLATRPAAPSKPGPTLVKQSQPKTASEKSRSKKGKEPKSRIKKLKYHQYVPPDQKQEASEEPMDSSYARLLQQQQLFLQLQIISQQQQHYNYQTILPAPLKPVAEGQSSAGSSLPTSIMVSLPTVPPPPPLPSAVARPHNSLSNRKPGVLPANLEEMKVAELKLELKLRGLPVSGTKTDLMERLKPFQDNLRTSAPTNIPQPTTTTSTPMDVTTATTTCTSPAIVLPVQQVTLESMRSTPPVSPNPTEPSTLQQDVGMSVAHSEVQSSPLLSFHVPEEKDRRLHEKERQIEELMRKLEHEQRLVEELKIQLQVEKRGPGGCSADSTSVSPKLTSVPALNPVATVLNSNVVKMERTFLSNCSSTASTIQNSVLGSPALTSPLPTVVKLEDLTVSGGKPLQLQSPTQLITKIQPQVSTSPQLLPQSQRSPQLRTQPQTTAPSLQQFFISHTGGVSQMLTGQAGTQILLPVSLPKNATAIQLPNTTVSLQPVLQATVSNPGLVQTSVPQLQSFQMETAPGQQLPNHSPLLQTLTVCNSSSGLENQGRPEMNPQRFLRSSPENRVSPRASPNHHISNGPLHKSPSPQPAFILQPTSLISQPPKSREPPRYEEAIKQSRNMHINNVSQVPTATSQQMDDLFDILIESGEMTPFIQQDPSVSLGKSHPITASITTLPVNTVLSRPPPPIHMAPPPTLSLTVDPTLPSLSSLATDNQLEAFLEGTLAGTSPASDLRTQGLIEELQAQLMEQHYSPMDTSDLSFCDSSSPTSSFNMGLSDPALDNMEWLDLTMPPGPGGALTPLGIPTDFLDSHDLQLHWD, encoded by the exons ATGGAGCCCCAGGCTTGTCAGTGGCAGCTTGGAGCAGAGGGGGATTGTAGGATGTTGAGTCTGCTAGTGCCCAGTCCCCAGAGCGAGGCGGTGACCCATGAGATGGAGGAGCTGACACTGCAGCCCGCACAGAACCTACCTCCGCTCAGTGAACGCAAAAATG tccTGCAATTGAGGCTTCAGCAAAGGCGAACCCGGGAGCAGCTGGTGGACCAGGGCATCATGCCAC CTCTCAAGAGCCCGGCAGCATTCCATGGGCAGATTCGCAGCTTGGAGAGAGCCAGG actgaGAATTTCCTGAAGCACAAGATCCGCAGTCGTCCAGAGAGAGCGGAACTGGTCAGGATGCACATACTACAAG AGACCGGAGCAGAGCCCTCGCTGCAGGCCACCCAGATGAGGCTGAAGAGGGCCCGCCTGGCCGACAACCTGAACGAGAAAATCGCCCAGAGACCCGGCCCgctggagctggtggagaagaaCATCCTGCCAGTGGATTCCAGCGTTAAGCAAGCCATCATTGGTGAGG TGGGTCAGGTGAATTACCCTAAGGTGGTGGATGAAGACAGCTGTGATCCCCTGTCCCCAgagcagccagccagccaggAGTCGCAAACCTCTGTCCCCTCACCCGCGGAGAGCAAAGCACCAGAGACTccatctcctgctcctgctccagcaCCTCCACCACTATCCAGCCCCATATTTCAG GTCCTCCCAGTTGCTACAAAAGCACCATCAGACTTTATGAAAGTGATCTCTACCACTGAGTTTCTTGCCACTCGCCCAGCTGCTCCCTCGAAACCAGGACCAACACTGGTGAAA CAAAGCCAGCCGAAGACAGCCTCAGAGAAGAGTCGCAGTAAGAAGGGCAAAGAGCCAAAGTCCAGGATTAAGAAGCTGAAATACCACCAGTATGTTCCTCCGGACCAGAAGCAGGAGGCCAGTGAAGAGCCCATGGACTCGTCTTATGCCCGactactgcagcagcagcagcttttcctccagctgcagatCATCAGCCAGCAACAGCAGCACTACAACTACCAGACTATACTACCAGCACCACTCAA ACCTGTGGCAGAGGGTCAGAGCAGCGCTGGCAGCAGCCTGCCAACCTCCATCATGGTGTCTCTGCCCACTgtccccccacctccccctctgCCTTCAGCTGTGGCTCGACCACACAACTCGCTGTCCAATCGCAAGCCAGGAGTCTTGCCTGCCAacctggaggagatgaag GTGGCGGAGCTGAAACTGGAGCTGAAGCTGCGAGGCCTTCCTGTGTCAGGAACAAAGACCGACCTGATGGAGAGACTTAAGCCTTTCCAGGACAATCTCCGCACCTCTGCTCCTACCAACATTCCTCAACCGACCACTACCACCTCCACCCCCATGGACGTCACCACTGCCACCACCACCTGCACCAGCCCCGCCATTGTCCTCCCAGTACAGCAGGTGACTCTAGAGAGCATGAGATCCACGCCGCCAGTCTCACCCAACCCCACTGAGCCCTCCACCCTCCAGCAGGATGTGGGTATGTCTGTGGCACATTCCGAAGTACAGTCCTCACCTCTCCTGTCTTTTCACGTCCCGGAGGAAAAGGACAGGAGGCTCCATGAGAAGGAGCGGCAGATAGAGGAGTTGATGAGGAAGCTGGAGCACGAGCAGAGgttggtggaggagctgaagattcagctgcaggtggagaagaGAGGCCCGGGTGGCTGCAGTGCCGACTCTACCTCTGTATCTCCCAAACTAACCTCTGTCCCTGCCCTGAATCCTGTTGCTACTGTCCTGAATTCAAATGTAGTAAAAATGGAGAGAACGTTCCTGTCAAACTGTTCCTCCACTGCTTCCACCATCCAAAACTCTGTCTTGGGCTCCCCGGCTCTCACAAGCCCCCTCCCGACCGTGGTGAAGTTGGAGGATTTGACTGTTTCTGGTGGCAAGCCGCTCCAACTGCAGAGTCCAACCCAGCTCATCACAAAGATCCAGCCCCAAGTAAGCACCAGCCCGCAGCTGCTCCCACAGTCACAGAGAAGTCCCCAACTCCGGACTCAGCCTCAGACCACTGCCCCCAGCCTGCAGCAGTTCTTCATCAGCCACACGGGTGGAGTCTCCCAAATGCTGACTGGCCAGGCTGGGACTCAGATCCTGCTCCCGGTCTCACTACCCAAAAACGCTACTGCAATCCAGCTGCCGAACACCACTGTCAGCCTGCAG CCTGTCCTCCAGGCCACAGTCTCAAATCCAGGCCTGGTACAGACGTCGGTTCCTCAGCTGCAGAGCTTTCAGATGGAGACGGCACCCGGCCAGCAGTTACCAAACCACAGCCCGTTGCTACAG ACTCTGACAGTGTGCAATAGTTCTAGTGGTTTAGAGAACCAGGGTCGGCCTGAGATGAATCCCCAGCGTTTCCTCAGAAGCTCCCCAGAGAACAGGGTCTCTCCAAGGGCCTCACCCAACCACCACATCTCCAATGGACCCCTTCATAAG TCTCCTTCTCCCCAGCCTGCCTTCATCCTCCAGCCCACCTCTCTTATCAGTCAGCCTCCCAAATCAAGAGAGCCCCCCCGCTACGAGGAGGCTATCAAGCAGAGCCGCAACATGCACATCAACAATGTCTCACAG GTTCCTACGGCAACCAGCCAGCAAATGGATGACTTGTTCGACATCCTCATAGAGAGTGGAG AAATGACACCTTTTATCCAGCAGGACCCCTCAGTGTCTCTTGGGAAGAGCCACCCCATCACAGCCAGTATCACCACCCTGCCTGTGAACACAGTGCTCTCCAGACCACCCCCACCGATCCATATGGCCCCTCCACCCACCCTGAGCCTCACCGTCGACCCCACCTTGCCAAGCCTCTCCTCTCTGGCCACAGACAACCAGCTGGAGGCCTTCCTGGAGGGGACGCTGGCTGGAACGTCGCCGGCATCAGACCTGCGCACACAGGGTCTGATAGAGGAGCTTCAGGCCCAGCTGATGGAACAGCACTACTCACCCATGGACACATCAGACCTGTCTTTCTGCgattcctcctcacccacttcCTCGTTCAACATGGGCCTGTCTGACCCGGCGCTGGACAATATGGAGTGGCTGGACCTCACCATGCCCCCGGGTCCTGGGGGGGCACTCACACCGCTGGGGATCCCAACTGACTTCCTGGATTCACATGACCTGCAGCTGCACTGGGactga